Genomic DNA from Mycolicibacterium helvum:
CGCGCCTGGAACGAATTCGTCGCGCAAGCAGTGATTGCCGGTCGCGGTCAGCGCGGCGAGCATGCCGTGGTGCTGCACCCAGGTGAACGCGGTGGCCAAGCAGCCGCCCGCCATCGTTTCCAAGATCGCGGTGATCTGCGCCAAGTCCAGTCCCGGCCCACCGACATCGGCGGGTGCGGCAATCCCGTACAGCCCCGCATCGGCAAGGGTCTCCCAATGGCTGTCTGGCACGTGACCAGTGCGATCCACCGCCAGCGCCGCGGGGAACAACACAGTGTCGGCGATCTCGTGGGCCCGCTCAACCAGGTTCGATGTCACGTCATGACGTTAGCGTGGTTGCAGAGATGATCATGCTCATGAGTGGGGCCCCTGGGGCTGCTGCGCCAGATGTGCAGGGCTTCAGCGAGGGATCTCAACCAAACACCCTGGGGCCAGCAGTCTTTGGCATAGGCCCGAGAGGTTTTTCAGGCTGATAGCCAAGGGGAATCGATCGCCGTCTGCGACGAGCCGGCTTCACGACCGATCAGTTCGACCGCGTCCCCCACGTCGACGGTGACGACGTCTTCGGCAGGCCGTGTGACGAAAGGAATTTGGAGCAGACCATAGAAGTCGTCGGTCACGGCGAAGGTGTGCGCACGGGCGAATAATGGCTGCGCGTCGAAGACCCGCACCCGAAGCTTCTCCCGGCTGAGCCTGCCCAATTCCCGGCCGGATTCGGGGTCGGTGATCATCGGACCCGTGCTGGAGTTGACCGCAAAGACCATGCCGACGGCTACCCCGGCCTCGGTACCGCGATTGATGACCAGCGTGTAGTCATCCTCGATCAGCGCGACCCGTCCCGCGATGGACTCCTCGGTCACGATGCCGCTCGCGAATTGCTTTCTCGCAATGCCGAAGTCGACCCGGCCTGAATCCGCGGCCGTAGGCCGTAGTCATCCGCACGCAGTGGGACGTCGAAGAAGCTTGTGACGTCATGTTCGGTTCCCAACGTGAGCTCGACCGCGGTCTTCGCCTGGAAGAGCGCGATCACCGCCTGCTGGTGATGTTCGGTGCCGAACGAGGTCAGAGCCTGCGTAAGTTTCGTGTCGACGTAGTGGACCGAGCGCTCCAGGTCCGAGGTGGCTGGTTGCGCCGTCTGCGTTTGTTGGGTCGATTCGGTGGCGAGTCCGCTGTACCAGCGGTGACCGAGCGCCCCGAGGATGGCGGCACATACCGGGATCACCACGACGATGCAGATCAATCCGAGGGTGGTGTGGAGTGTGATCGCGCCGACGACACCGAGGAGCATCGTCGCTCCGGCGCCGAAGCACAGTTGCACGCCGGCCGGCACTGCCTGGATAACGTGCCAGACCTGCCTGACGGCACGCGCGCCGGATCGAGCGACGCCGGCAACGAACCTGGCAATAGCCGTGACGGCTTTCAGTGCGGTCCGGCCCATCTCATCGGCCTGTTTGCGAGTGATCGGAGACTTCGGCATTGACCAGGTGCGCTGCGGTGACGGAGCGGCTGCGGCCTGGGGTTCGGCTGGCTCCTCGGCCGCCACGGGCTCGGCTGCGGGAGGAGCAACGGGTTGCTCGTTCGGCCCCTCCGCGGGCGGTTCCGTCGTAGTCACATTTGCATCAGTAGCCACACCCGTATCATCGCCTGAATCGGCCCGAATCCCGGGTCTGGCACGCCGAGGCAGGACCGTCGGGCCTGGAAAATTCCAGGCTAGATCGCTCGACCGGGTGGAATTTGCCGACTACCCGGCGGCCGAAGCGGCGATGTCGGCGGCGCTGAGGCCAGACAGGTCGGGGACGTTTTGCATGAGTTCGATGCGGGTGCCGTCGGGGTCGGTCAGGTAGATGAACCGCCCCGATGTCGGGTCGTCGACGTCGCCGAGCACGGTGCGCGTCGTCTCGACCAACTTCCCGCCGGCGGCGAGAACAGCCTCGGTCAATCCGTCGACGTCCTCGACTCGGAACGACAGGTGCGTGAAGCCAAGCTCAGTCATCGGCTTACGCTCGCCCGACCCGGTCATCTCGACGTCGACCCACTGCAGTAGCTCGATCCTGATGTCGTCGCGGATGAGCATCGCGGAGCGGAATTTGCCCTCCTGCTCCATAGTCACGGCGACTTCGTTGTTGTCGAAGTCGAACTGGTAGAGCAACGCGAACCCGAACACGTGCGTATAGAAGTGAATCGAACGGTCGAGGTCGGTCACGCAGACGCCAATGTGCGAGAAGCCTTGGATCATGGGCGCAGTGTGTCAGAGCAACGCCCGTGCAGGTGAGAATGAGTACCGTTGACCGGGAGCACGTCAGTCGTCGGACCTGTCCCTAACCCGCGGCTGCTGCCCGCGCCGGCCGGTTCGTCTTCGCTGTACCTGCCTTGCTCGAACTCGAGGGCGTCGACGTCGACTGATCACGATTGCCGCCACCGATCGTCCGCTTGGCGACTACGTTGTCCGGCCTGGAACTCGACGCACTGGGGATTGCGATGTCCGCCTTGGCAGAACGGTTCCTGGCGGTGTTCGCCGTACCCGAGCTCAGCACGGAGCGGGGCACTTCGTTGGCCGCGGCCAAACCGCTCGTCGAGGCCGCACTCTTTGCAGATCTCTGTGAGGCAGCGGAACTGCTTGCGCCGTCCCATCCGATGGCCTTCGCGATGGTCCTGGCGAGCTCCATCATGGCCCCGATCGGTCCGACCGCGGTTCCGGTCGCCAGCGGGACGTGGATGTGCAGCAAGCCGAGCAGGTCGTTGTCGTAGGCGAAGTCGAGCGCGTTGAAGATCGAGCCGCCTGGGCTGAGCAGACCACCGAGGGCAATGCCGACTTCGACACCATCGGGGAAACTCACACCGATCGCGGGTCCGAACTCTTTCGCCAACGCGGTGATGTCGACGTGCTCGCCGCCGTTGAGGAACGCGTCGGCCATAGCGGCCGGGATACCGGCCAACGTGCTCATCGCACTGGCCACATCCGGAGTCGAGGCGCCAAGATCGGTTCGGATGGACTCCAGACTGGACGCCAAGACGACCAGGGGGCCTAGCAGCGGGCCCGCCATGCCGAGCAATACGCCGCTGAGTGCGGTCGTGGAGAACGCCAGTAGCTGCTTTCCCGTCGGAGAGATGTTGAGCTGCAACAATTGCGGGACGCCGGGCAATTGCATGACGACCGGTAGCAGCTCGTAGAAGGCTCGGTGCGTGTTGTCCAGCGTGGACGGATCCGCCGCCGTGGATGCGGCCAGCGCGGCCTGGAAATTGGCTTGTATCCGAGCCGCGATGCCCGGCAGGTCGGGCAGTTGCGTGAGATATGAGGCCAGGTTGGCGGCGATCTGCTGCAGGATCGGGGCCGGCGCCTCGCGCCATGTATCGAACAGGGCCTGCGCCTTGGCGCTCGCCTCGGCGAAAACCTCCGCCCAGTCGGTGGTCGCAGTCAATTGGATTGCCGCTTCGGCGCGCAGGCTGGGCGGCGGCGCCACAACCGGGCTCATCGCGATGGCGCTGGTAGCCACAACAGCCGCACCGGCGGCGATGAAGGGGCGAGGGATTGCAGGCATGTCGACTCCCCGTTGTCGTGTCACCCCTGACCCACGAAAACCGTACCCGAGAGGACATTCAAACCGCCGGGGAATCCCACGATTTGGGCCCGATGTGCTCGTGTTGACAAGCTGCGTCGCAGTGGGCCGCGCGAGATGGCCGCCCAGGTTCGTTACTTCTGGCAAATTACGGTGACGGCCAGCAACTTTCGTTTTCGCGCACGTCCTTCACGGCGCTGATCGCACAGCGAATCGGAGTGCGATCGCGGCACCGGCCGAAGCGCGGCCCACCATCCTCGGATCCCGCGGCTCGGCGTGATCGGACATTGATGATGCGGTGACTGATGGCGGCATGACTGGCGCCACTGGACAACTATCGAGTCCGGCACGTTCACGGGCGCCCGGGTGTCAACGCTGTGGGCGATGGCAAAGTCGAACTAATCCAACGCAGCCGCGGCTTCCGCCACGACATCTGCTCCGATCGCGACCTCGGGCTGATCGGATTCCCCGCTGCACCACAACCGATTTCGAGTATTCGATCCTTGGCTACCGATGATGTCCGCAGTTGGGAACGCCGCTACCAGATGCGGATCCAGTCGATCAGCATCGCTGCCGGGAAGTTGCCCAAGGACGGATCACCACCGCCGGGTCCCCCAACGGCAAGGGTGAACATCGGCGACATCCAATAGCCGGGATTGTTGAACGGCCACCGCAGGTCGGTGGGATTGCCGTGGACCGGGATGGGCTTCGGCGGCACCGTGAAGTACGGTTTCGCGCCATCGACATAGTCGCGCCAGAACTTGAACCCGTCCTCGTCCCAGCGCATCCGCCAGTTGTGCCAGCCGCCGTCGATCAACCCGGCAATCGACTTGCTTTCCCACGTCTTCCCGTTCGATGCCGCGTGGACCGTGGTTCCCGGGGCCCAACTGCGGTTGCCGTAGAACTCGAAGATGTCAACCTCGCCGTCGGGCAGCGGATCTTCGTTGACCGCCCAGTACGCGGGCCAGGCTCCCGAGGTCAAGCAGTCGAGCTTGGCCCGCGCTTCCCAGGTGTGGCCCATCGGGACCCGCCAGTTCCCCCGCACCTTTCCACTGAAGTACTGATCGTCCTCTTTAGTGGCGAGGAGTACGAGGTTCGAATTTCCGTCGAGGAATACGTTTCGCCGATCGTCGCGGTATTGACTCGCGACCGGCGGCCACACGTCGTCCTGCCAGTTCTGGACGGACCAGTTCGCCGGGTTGGGGGCCGACCCCGCTGGCCCGTCGAAGTCGTCCTGGAACATATACGGCGCTTCTGCCTGGGCACTCGGGAGTGGGATTGCGGCGGCCAACAGACCCAGCCCCGACATCAACATCATGCTTCGACGATCCAATTCGGGCACGGATAGACCATAAAGCCATTGACTTCCTGCGTAGCGCCGAAGCACCGAGAACTCGCCGACCCAACCCGTTCGGCGATACCTCGGCTTTCCCGCATGTCCCGTGGTGGGATCTGTTTCAAGAGGTGACGCCATGCTCACATGGAGAACCACAGCGGTCATCGCGCTGGCCCTAGTACTGCTGGCCGGCTGCTCGTCGTCGACCGCGCCACCGCCGGGTAAGAACGGTGCGGCACCAACCGCAGCTGGCCCGGCGACGCCCGCCGATCCCAAGTCAGTACACGGGGACGAGGCCGCGCTCGAGACCACCCCCTGGGATCAGGTCGGCCCGGGCTGGATGCTGGCCACCTGGACGCAGGTGCCCGCCACAGTCGTCACCACTGATCCCTCCGGGTCCTATCAGGGGGCCGCCACCACGCTGTACCTGGTCGATCCGTCGGGCGATCGCTATCCGATCACCACGTTCCCGCAGCCCGGCAAGACTCCTGGTCCCGCGTTGGTCGACTGGTCCGGGGACGGCGAACGGGCATTGTTCTACGACCAGAGCGCCGACAAGCCGGCGCCCATCATCGTCGACCTGCACACCGGTGCGCAGACTGCGATACCCGTCCGGGGCTCCACCCAGTTCGTCCCTCACTTCACGCGGCCCTCGGGCAAGGCATTGCTGATCGTCCACAAGGACGACAGCGGCAACCAGCCTCCGACG
This window encodes:
- a CDS encoding glycoside hydrolase family 16 protein, encoding MDRRSMMLMSGLGLLAAAIPLPSAQAEAPYMFQDDFDGPAGSAPNPANWSVQNWQDDVWPPVASQYRDDRRNVFLDGNSNLVLLATKEDDQYFSGKVRGNWRVPMGHTWEARAKLDCLTSGAWPAYWAVNEDPLPDGEVDIFEFYGNRSWAPGTTVHAASNGKTWESKSIAGLIDGGWHNWRMRWDEDGFKFWRDYVDGAKPYFTVPPKPIPVHGNPTDLRWPFNNPGYWMSPMFTLAVGGPGGGDPSLGNFPAAMLIDWIRIW
- a CDS encoding TolB-like translocation protein, with the protein product MLTWRTTAVIALALVLLAGCSSSTAPPPGKNGAAPTAAGPATPADPKSVHGDEAALETTPWDQVGPGWMLATWTQVPATVVTTDPSGSYQGAATTLYLVDPSGDRYPITTFPQPGKTPGPALVDWSGDGERALFYDQSADKPAPIIVDLHTGAQTAIPVRGSTQFVPHFTRPSGKALLIVHKDDSGNQPPTLERVDLAGERELLFPTDNLGSPFSGSYLPTPDGTQLILGTDTGPMVLMGNDGTVVRTIAVPHGATVNGGSVTDALLYPGQG
- a CDS encoding VOC family protein, which codes for MIQGFSHIGVCVTDLDRSIHFYTHVFGFALLYQFDFDNNEVAVTMEQEGKFRSAMLIRDDIRIELLQWVDVEMTGSGERKPMTELGFTHLSFRVEDVDGLTEAVLAAGGKLVETTRTVLGDVDDPTSGRFIYLTDPDGTRIELMQNVPDLSGLSAADIAASAAG
- the gjpA gene encoding outer membrane porin GjpA, producing MPAIPRPFIAAGAAVVATSAIAMSPVVAPPPSLRAEAAIQLTATTDWAEVFAEASAKAQALFDTWREAPAPILQQIAANLASYLTQLPDLPGIAARIQANFQAALAASTAADPSTLDNTHRAFYELLPVVMQLPGVPQLLQLNISPTGKQLLAFSTTALSGVLLGMAGPLLGPLVVLASSLESIRTDLGASTPDVASAMSTLAGIPAAMADAFLNGGEHVDITALAKEFGPAIGVSFPDGVEVGIALGGLLSPGGSIFNALDFAYDNDLLGLLHIHVPLATGTAVGPIGAMMELARTIAKAIGWDGASSSAASQRSAKSAASTSGLAAANEVPRSVLSSGTANTARNRSAKADIAIPSASSSRPDNVVAKRTIGGGNRDQSTSTPSSSSKAGTAKTNRPARAAAAG